A window of the Bombina bombina isolate aBomBom1 chromosome 3, aBomBom1.pri, whole genome shotgun sequence genome harbors these coding sequences:
- the LOC128653814 gene encoding LOW QUALITY PROTEIN: syntenin-1-like (The sequence of the model RefSeq protein was modified relative to this genomic sequence to represent the inferred CDS: inserted 1 base in 1 codon; deleted 1 base in 1 codon): MSLYPSLEDMKVDRVIQAQTAISVNPANPAILSDASDSVPQDRGLYPRLYPELAQYMGLQLSEDEIHKNMSLVPSDVRQVARPSAMNNMVAPVTXSDVGIRRAEIKQGVREVIMCKVQDGKIGLRLKSIDNGIFVQLVQANYSASLVGLKFGDQILQINGENCAGWSSDKSHKVLKQAAGDRISMVVRDRPFERTITMHKDSTGHVGFIFKNGKITFIVKDGSAARNGLLTEHNLCEINGQNVIGLKDSQVADILATSANVVTLTVMPSYIYDHMVKRMASSVAKSLMDHSVPEV; the protein is encoded by the exons ATGTCTTTGTACCCATCACTCGAAGACATGAAGGTTGATAGAGTCATTCAGGCTCAAACTGCTATTTCGGTCAACCCAGCCAACCCAGCAATATTATCTGATGCATCAGACTCAGTACCTCAAGATAGAGGCTTGTACCCTAGACTGTATCCAGAGCTTGCTCAGTACATGGGATTACAACTGAGTGAGgatgaaatacacaaaaatatgtcTCTGGTTCCATCTGATGTGCGCCAGGTAGCGAGACCATCAGCAATGAATAACATGGTCGCCCCTGTGA CAAGTGATGTTGGAATCCGCAGAGCAGAAATAAAACAAGGTGTTCGTGAAGTAATAATGTGTAAAGTCCAGGATGGAAAGATTGGACTTCGTCTTAAATCAATTGACAATGGAATTTTTGTTCAGCTTGTACAAGCAAACTACTCAGCATCTTTGGTCGGTTTGAAATTTGGAGATCAAATTTTGCAGATAAACGGTGAAAACTGTGCTGGCTGGAGCTCTGACAAATCTCATAAAGTCTTGAAGCAAGCAGCTGGGGACAGAATTTCTATGGTT GTCCGAGACAGGCCTTTTGAACGAACTATCACAATGCACAAGGACAGTACTGGACATGTTGGATTTATTTTCAAAAATGGTAAAATAACTTTCATTGTCAAAGATGGTTCTGCTGCAAGGAATGGTCTTCTCACTGAACATAATCTCTGTGAAATAAATGGACAGAATGTTATTGGATTAAAGGATTCCCAGGTTGCTGATATACTTGCAACGTCTGCAAACGTGGTTACTCTTACCGTAATGCCATCCTATATCTATGATCATATGGTAAAAAGAATGGCTTCAAGTGTTGCAAAGAGCTTAATGGACCACTCTGTTCCTGAAGTTTAA